A section of the Leptospira kobayashii genome encodes:
- a CDS encoding 7TM-DISM domain-containing protein: MKIRSLSILSLTTVLVLFLNCSRTGNENSIAVSLQGEDWGIQFDPSTEILNPDFNISSLELTTVPGNFRNINRSYRGPIWIRKSFEITKDQHDQSLALQLGRIYQSDEVFINGVLIGKNNSPFGEKPDLYSFGRPRIYPIPHNLILEGENNIVIKIDSDLSTSAGIITGPIRILTYEEAIEKNLYDSLVELIFVGFYLFIALFFFINYFKMRDKKEYLSFSILALIFSAFELSRNESRFFLWDNFTGYKFIEYGFLLILPYAFIKFIQDFFELKRFKYQLVYLVFQLVFLLVFLIIPKPVFWYNFIGYWDIHLLFVIGYAVYLTIQKLKDNVRGAWIHILALCYLLYAILKEILIERGYLGAVSSLETSFLVYLLLMTLALRFQFLLMKRKLQNRFDRLKEADSMREKIFFYMDAMITKPLLSMKEKLKTFREGVEKAKEKIILKEVMGIQSSIDSVMDDIIELSRLEVMKEVPFRDQINFVSFIKDVIPDDEITYSIKVHPDTEIYNSLDLVNSIVVRLVDFPPFKEFSHNDLIITQDLKGNVHFRFLLFHSNPKVTTRLFNELIESYETLSPNKVKWAIIQEIARLLGAKMDFKIIKRKYLKIDLGLKATAPNQAQMPIKQPGISPSPAKAPVAKEDWKVTLKKIWSRLKEIEIKLPDLKKKKK; the protein is encoded by the coding sequence ATGAAGATACGTTCTTTAAGTATCTTATCATTAACGACTGTTCTTGTTTTATTTCTAAATTGCAGTCGAACGGGAAATGAAAATTCGATTGCCGTTTCTTTGCAAGGCGAAGACTGGGGAATTCAATTTGATCCTTCTACTGAAATTTTAAATCCCGACTTTAATATTAGTTCCCTAGAGCTTACTACCGTCCCCGGAAATTTCAGAAACATCAATCGTTCTTATCGAGGTCCGATTTGGATTCGTAAATCCTTCGAGATCACAAAAGATCAACATGATCAATCTCTTGCACTCCAATTGGGACGAATCTACCAATCCGACGAAGTCTTCATCAATGGAGTGTTAATCGGTAAAAATAATTCTCCTTTCGGAGAGAAACCGGATCTTTATTCTTTCGGAAGACCGCGCATTTATCCTATTCCTCATAATTTGATTCTGGAAGGCGAAAATAATATCGTTATCAAGATTGATTCCGATTTAAGCACATCGGCGGGGATCATCACAGGGCCGATTCGGATTTTGACCTATGAAGAAGCGATAGAGAAAAACCTGTATGATTCTCTCGTAGAACTGATATTTGTCGGATTTTATCTTTTCATCGCTCTGTTTTTCTTTATCAATTATTTCAAGATGAGAGATAAGAAAGAATATTTGAGTTTTAGTATCCTCGCATTGATCTTCTCAGCCTTTGAATTGTCTCGCAATGAGAGCCGTTTTTTCCTTTGGGACAACTTCACCGGGTATAAGTTCATAGAGTACGGATTTTTGCTCATCCTACCTTACGCATTCATCAAATTCATTCAGGACTTTTTTGAACTGAAGCGCTTCAAATACCAATTGGTTTACCTGGTCTTTCAATTGGTATTTTTGCTGGTATTCCTGATTATCCCCAAACCGGTGTTTTGGTATAATTTTATAGGATATTGGGACATTCATTTGCTGTTTGTAATCGGATATGCCGTTTATCTGACAATCCAGAAATTGAAAGATAATGTGCGTGGTGCCTGGATTCATATTCTTGCCCTCTGCTACTTGTTATATGCAATTTTAAAGGAAATCTTAATTGAAAGAGGTTACTTGGGAGCCGTTTCCTCATTGGAGACTTCTTTTTTGGTTTATCTGCTTCTGATGACACTTGCACTTCGTTTTCAATTTTTACTGATGAAGAGAAAGCTGCAAAATAGATTCGATCGCTTGAAAGAAGCGGACTCCATGCGGGAAAAAATCTTTTTCTATATGGATGCAATGATCACCAAACCATTGCTAAGTATGAAAGAAAAATTAAAAACCTTCCGGGAAGGCGTGGAAAAAGCAAAAGAAAAAATCATCTTGAAGGAAGTGATGGGGATTCAATCATCCATTGATTCGGTAATGGATGATATCATCGAACTTTCCCGTTTGGAAGTAATGAAGGAAGTTCCATTCCGTGATCAAATTAATTTTGTCAGCTTTATCAAAGATGTAATTCCGGACGATGAGATTACATATTCCATTAAAGTGCATCCGGATACTGAAATTTACAATAGTTTGGATTTGGTAAATTCCATCGTCGTTCGTTTGGTGGACTTTCCTCCTTTTAAAGAATTTTCCCATAACGATTTGATCATCACGCAAGACTTGAAAGGAAATGTACATTTCCGGTTTTTACTTTTCCATTCGAATCCGAAAGTCACAACAAGGCTTTTTAACGAATTGATAGAAAGCTATGAAACGCTCTCACCTAATAAAGTCAAATGGGCAATTATCCAGGAAATCGCACGCCTATTGGGTGCAAAAATGGATTTCAAAATCATCAAACGTAAATATCTGAAGATTGATCTCGGGCTAAAAGCAACCGCTCCTAATCAGGCGCAAATGCCGATCAAACAGCCAGGCATATCCCCTTCTCCAGCCAAGGCACCGGTTGCCAAAGAAGACTGGAAGGTCACTTTAAAAAAGATTTGGAGCCGCTTGAAGGAAATCGAAATCAAACTGCCGGATTTAAAGAAAAAGAAAAAATAA
- the mtnC gene encoding acireductone synthase: MKHFLLDIEGTTAPISFVHEVLFPFAQERLDEFLAGFVWSEAQLEPVRSEFEKDKLANDPDFVSYLGKDPVFSETILPAYFRYLILRDRKFGPLKEIQGKIWKSGYESGAIKSIIFPDVTPFLKKAKEKGIACHVYSSGSVEAQILIYKYSNVGDLTEYFQSYFDTAVGGKRESISYRNIVHALGADAGEIVFFTDIAEEGIAAKSAGMEVFILDRPGNLPQIQHEFRVLKELGSIWV, encoded by the coding sequence TTGAAACATTTTTTACTGGATATTGAAGGTACTACTGCACCTATTTCTTTTGTACATGAAGTTTTGTTTCCTTTTGCACAGGAAAGATTGGATGAATTTTTAGCCGGTTTTGTTTGGAGCGAAGCTCAATTGGAACCGGTTCGTTCCGAATTTGAAAAAGATAAGTTGGCAAACGACCCGGATTTTGTTTCGTATTTGGGAAAGGACCCCGTTTTTTCGGAAACGATTCTACCAGCTTACTTTCGTTATTTGATTCTAAGGGATCGTAAATTCGGTCCTTTAAAGGAAATCCAAGGTAAAATCTGGAAGTCCGGTTACGAATCCGGAGCCATTAAAAGTATTATCTTTCCCGATGTGACTCCCTTTTTGAAAAAGGCGAAAGAGAAAGGAATTGCCTGTCATGTATATTCCTCCGGGAGTGTGGAAGCTCAAATTCTGATCTACAAATATTCCAATGTAGGAGATCTGACTGAATATTTTCAATCCTATTTTGATACTGCTGTCGGTGGTAAAAGGGAAAGTATAAGTTATCGAAACATTGTTCATGCGTTAGGTGCTGATGCAGGTGAGATCGTTTTTTTTACAGATATAGCAGAGGAAGGGATCGCGGCGAAATCGGCAGGTATGGAAGTTTTTATCTTGGATCGTCCGGGGAATTTACCTCAAATTCAACATGAGTTTCGCGTATTGAAAGAACTGGGATCAATTTGGGTATAA
- a CDS encoding MFS transporter, translating into MNPKSPEKSLLRFVGLGELAPHGGKGILAFWMILGLAFFLFGDQNLIAPNLKNIGASLGITNSEDIDWKLGGIIPILFFILGGTVSLSMGYLSQKFSRKHLLVATVLLGEIPCFLTAYVETYDQFLVLRTLCGFGLGGIFPLLFSLIGDYFSTQSRAIASGYVSLAMGLGIGVGQLLGGILGEADPINGWRTSFIYMSAPSFLFVIVYILFCEEPKRGGAEEVDHVDELSHKVTFKDFKLLFNNKTNLGAFLQGIPGCIPWGVFFVFLVDFYENTYGLGKAQASGLVTFAAIGVFIGTFFGGFLGQWLYNRNKKWQPVLCIATTTIGIFPALVLLYSQGFSQNTLAFTLFNVLTGILISMTGPNVRAVLLNVNSPKTRSSIFSIYNLTDDLGKGLGPALSAIILGLTTDRALALSISIMFWVPCALAWLLIYFNYEKDQNNMEKQLKLELEHK; encoded by the coding sequence ATGAACCCAAAAAGCCCGGAAAAATCTCTCTTACGTTTTGTAGGACTCGGTGAACTCGCTCCCCACGGAGGAAAGGGGATTTTGGCATTCTGGATGATTTTGGGACTTGCCTTCTTTTTGTTTGGCGACCAAAACCTGATTGCCCCCAATCTGAAAAACATCGGAGCTTCTCTAGGAATTACAAATTCGGAAGATATCGATTGGAAACTGGGTGGGATCATACCGATCTTATTTTTTATTTTGGGCGGGACTGTTTCTCTTTCGATGGGATACCTTTCTCAAAAATTTTCCAGAAAACATTTGTTAGTTGCAACGGTTCTTTTGGGAGAAATTCCCTGTTTTTTAACCGCTTATGTAGAAACCTACGATCAGTTCCTGGTTTTAAGAACATTATGCGGCTTCGGACTGGGAGGAATTTTTCCATTATTGTTCAGTTTGATAGGAGATTATTTTTCCACTCAATCCAGGGCAATAGCATCCGGTTATGTATCTCTTGCCATGGGACTTGGGATCGGAGTGGGCCAGCTCTTGGGAGGGATTTTGGGAGAGGCGGATCCGATCAACGGATGGAGAACATCTTTTATTTATATGTCAGCGCCATCTTTTCTGTTCGTCATCGTCTATATCCTGTTTTGTGAAGAACCGAAGAGGGGTGGTGCAGAAGAAGTCGACCATGTGGATGAACTTTCTCACAAAGTGACATTTAAGGATTTCAAATTATTATTTAATAATAAAACCAATTTAGGCGCTTTTCTTCAAGGAATTCCCGGCTGTATTCCTTGGGGAGTGTTCTTCGTATTTTTGGTGGATTTTTATGAAAATACATACGGCTTGGGAAAAGCACAAGCATCCGGACTTGTTACATTTGCCGCCATCGGCGTTTTTATCGGAACATTTTTCGGAGGTTTCCTTGGTCAATGGCTTTATAATCGAAACAAAAAATGGCAACCTGTTCTTTGTATTGCGACCACTACGATAGGGATTTTCCCTGCTCTGGTTTTACTTTACTCCCAAGGTTTTTCACAAAATACTTTGGCATTTACGCTTTTCAACGTGTTAACGGGAATTCTTATCTCAATGACCGGACCGAATGTAAGAGCGGTATTATTAAATGTTAATTCTCCTAAAACGAGAAGTTCCATTTTTTCCATTTATAACCTAACGGATGATTTAGGAAAAGGTTTGGGGCCGGCATTGTCCGCAATCATTCTCGGTTTGACTACAGACCGCGCTTTGGCTCTTTCCATTTCCATTATGTTTTGGGTTCCTTGCGCTCTCGCTTGGCTTTTGATTTATTTCAATTATGAAAAAGACCAAAACAATATGGAAAAACAACTGAAATTAGAGCTAGAACATAAGTAA